A stretch of Candidatus Schekmanbacteria bacterium DNA encodes these proteins:
- the mtnP gene encoding S-methyl-5'-thioadenosine phosphorylase, with protein MAGKIGIIGGSGLYAMDELENIKEIKVDTPFGEPSDAYISGELDGKELIFLPRHGRGHRILPHELNFRANIFGMKKLGVEWIISVSAVGSMREDIEPGHIVIPDQFFDRTRMRPSTFFGNGIAAHIQFADPLCENLRKILYDSAVKAGAVVHKGGTYICIEGPQFSTRGESMIYRHWGVDVIGMTNLPEARLAREAEICYGTIALATDYDCWHTAEEDVTIDAVLEIIKKNVQMAQKIIKNAIKIIGGERNCECASALENAIITDKSLIPQEQKERLEILIGKYL; from the coding sequence ATGGCTGGAAAAATTGGAATCATAGGCGGAAGCGGTCTATATGCAATGGATGAACTCGAAAATATAAAGGAGATAAAAGTTGATACACCCTTTGGAGAACCTTCGGATGCTTACATATCTGGTGAGCTCGATGGGAAGGAACTCATTTTTCTTCCGCGCCATGGACGGGGTCACCGCATTCTTCCTCATGAACTCAATTTCAGAGCAAACATCTTTGGAATGAAAAAACTTGGTGTTGAATGGATTATTTCAGTGAGTGCAGTAGGCAGTATGAGAGAAGATATCGAGCCGGGACATATTGTAATTCCCGACCAGTTTTTTGATAGAACAAGAATGAGGCCTTCCACTTTTTTTGGCAACGGCATTGCGGCTCATATCCAGTTTGCAGACCCCTTATGTGAAAATTTAAGAAAGATTCTTTATGATTCTGCAGTCAAAGCAGGGGCAGTTGTGCATAAGGGAGGAACTTATATCTGTATTGAAGGTCCTCAATTTTCTACAAGAGGAGAATCTATGATTTACCGGCATTGGGGTGTTGATGTAATAGGAATGACTAATCTTCCTGAGGCTCGACTGGCAAGGGAAGCAGAGATATGCTATGGCACAATAGCACTGGCGACAGATTATGACTGCTGGCATACTGCTGAAGAGGATGTTACTATTGATGCCGTTCTTGAAATTATCAAAAAGAATGTGCAGATGGCTCAGAAGATAATCAAGAATGCCATAAAAATAATTGGAGGAGAGAGGAATTGTGAATGCGCATCTGCTCTCGAAAATGCAATCATCACTGATAAATCCCTTATTCCGCAGGAGCAAAAGGAAAGGCTCGAAATTCTTATAGGCAAATATTTATAA
- a CDS encoding YraN family protein, with protein MFKFLRRNFKNAERENIRKGREGEDIACAYLKRKGYRIIERNFRASVGEIDIIARDDKYTVFVEVKMRVSDDFAKPEENVDYSKQQKIKRCAELYLLQNGLYDTDCRFDVVSIKSNGKEEKIELIRNAFSI; from the coding sequence ATGTTTAAATTTTTGAGAAGAAATTTTAAAAATGCGGAAAGGGAAAACATTAGAAAGGGTAGGGAAGGAGAAGATATTGCCTGCGCCTATTTGAAGAGAAAGGGATATCGCATTATTGAAAGGAATTTCCGGGCTTCTGTTGGAGAGATAGATATTATAGCGCGTGACGATAAATACACTGTTTTCGTCGAAGTAAAAATGCGAGTTTCTGATGACTTTGCAAAGCCTGAAGAAAATGTGGATTACAGTAAACAACAAAAAATTAAAAGATGCGCTGAATTATATCTTTTGCAAAATGGTCTTTATGATACTGACTGCCGTTTTGATGTTGTTTCAATAAAGAGCAATGGGAAAGAAGAGA
- the trpB gene encoding tryptophan synthase subunit beta: MKKIFPDECGHFGEFGGKFVPETLMVALSQLERAYLKYKKDKNFQNELNKYLSKYAGRPTPLYYAKRLSKYLGRGKIYLKREDLLHTGAHKINNTLGQIILAKKMKKKRIIAETGAGQHGVATATAAALFGLQCDIYMGEEDTVRQELNVFRMQLLGSKVISVSSGSKTLKDAINEALRDWVTNVETTHYIIGSVVGPHPYPMMVRDFQSVIGYEAKRQIKKEEGRLPDYCLACVGGGSNSIGLFYPFIKNKEVNLIGVEAGGLGIKTGKHGASLGAGEKGVFHGARTYILQDDDGQIIPAHSVSAGLDYPGVGPEHSFLKDSGRAIYKNVTDDEALEAFKLLSEKEGIIPALESAHAIAYLLKLSKEIRKKDIVVVCLSGRGDKDVDAVRKIFSKKNNV, encoded by the coding sequence ATGAAAAAAATATTTCCGGATGAATGTGGACACTTTGGAGAGTTTGGCGGAAAATTTGTGCCTGAAACTCTTATGGTTGCTCTATCTCAGCTTGAGAGAGCTTATCTCAAATATAAAAAAGATAAAAACTTTCAAAATGAGCTGAATAAATATCTTTCAAAATACGCCGGAAGGCCAACGCCCCTTTATTATGCAAAGAGACTTTCAAAATATTTAGGCAGAGGGAAAATATATCTTAAACGGGAAGATCTTCTTCATACAGGAGCACACAAGATAAACAATACCCTTGGTCAGATAATTTTGGCAAAAAAGATGAAGAAAAAGAGAATTATTGCAGAAACTGGCGCAGGACAACACGGAGTTGCCACAGCAACGGCTGCGGCACTCTTCGGTTTGCAGTGCGACATTTATATGGGAGAGGAAGATACTGTAAGGCAGGAATTGAATGTTTTTAGAATGCAGCTGCTTGGTTCAAAGGTTATTTCTGTATCTTCAGGAAGTAAAACGTTGAAGGATGCTATCAATGAAGCTCTCCGCGATTGGGTTACAAATGTTGAAACAACTCATTACATAATTGGTTCTGTCGTAGGACCTCATCCGTATCCAATGATGGTCCGTGATTTCCAATCAGTAATCGGTTATGAGGCAAAAAGACAAATCAAAAAGGAGGAGGGAAGATTGCCAGATTATTGTCTTGCTTGCGTTGGAGGGGGCAGCAACTCAATTGGCTTATTTTATCCTTTTATAAAGAACAAAGAAGTCAACCTTATTGGTGTGGAGGCAGGAGGATTGGGAATAAAAACCGGGAAACATGGAGCCTCTCTTGGCGCAGGAGAAAAGGGAGTTTTTCATGGCGCAAGGACATATATACTTCAGGATGACGATGGACAAATAATTCCTGCTCATTCCGTTTCTGCGGGGCTTGATTATCCGGGTGTTGGACCTGAACACAGTTTCTTGAAAGATTCTGGAAGGGCAATTTACAAAAATGTAACAGATGATGAAGCATTGGAGGCTTTCAAGCTTCTTTCGGAGAAGGAGGGAATTATTCCGGCATTAGAAAGTGCTCATGCTATTGCCTATTTGTTGAAGCTTTCCAAGGAGATTAGAAAAAAAGATATCGTAGTTGTATGCCTTTCGGGGCGTGGTGATAAGGATGTTGATGCCGTGCGAAAGATTTTTTCCAAAAAAAACAATGTTTAA